The sequence below is a genomic window from Zygosaccharomyces rouxii strain CBS732 chromosome D complete sequence.
TTCAGTTCATTTTAATTTAGGTAGTTTTCTTTCGTTTACCGCGaacttttaaaagtttAATTCGCGAGGTTGTTTAGTTCTTACATATGCATACTAAACTTATTTCATAACTAACTTCACTACTTCAAACGTTTTTAACAGAAAAAGACCAACAGGGATATAgagaagcagaagcagaagcagaagcagaagcagaagGAATCAGGATGATGGGTGCTGTCCCCACTATTGATCTTACAGGAGAAACTTTACCTTCTAGCTCACCATTAAAGAGACCCATCGAAGATGAACAGTCCTCACCACCAACTGATAACGGAAATAAGAGGCAAGAAGTGATATCACTTTCAGATGAGGATGAGAATGATGATCTTAATAATAACGGTATTGAGAACGGGAACCTTGATGGAGATCAGAACTTTATTCAGAATGCCATTGTTAATGTCAACACAGCTGCAGGTACATTGAGTGCTAAGGATAAATACGATAAAGTTATTAGAGAACTGAGGAGTGATAAAAGAAGGATTAAAGATGCTTTAGAAACATTGCAAACTACAAGTGCAGTTctgaacaagaaattggCACAGAGAGAGAGGGAGGTTTCagaagctgaaaagaaatggGGGCTACTAGTGAAAGTTCAGGCAACTACAACGACTCAAAAACTGTTAACCGAAGAATCTTTTAACTCACTAGAGAGGCTAAGACATAAGAGAAATGCGACTAGAaacaaattggaaaatgttaaagGTAGGTTAAATGTAACAATGGGAGAATGGGATGAATTCATAGtacaaaaaaatttgaggTTACATAGTGTGGGCCAAGAATTAGATTCGGAGAGAAGAGATAAATTTGTATCAGGAACTGTTATAGAAAGGCAACGAATATTAAATCAAATGAAGGAGTTAGAGCAGGATTTAAGATTTGGTCGTATTTCACCATTAGCGTTTATCAAGGCTAGAAATGATATGCAAACGAGATTAGATTCACTAGATGTTAACGGTAAGGGTGGTGTGCCCGTCGATAATGGTTTTGATAGATCCTTAAATACCGCCGTGGATTTACTACAGAAGAATGAAACTAGGTCTCTTCCGGTTAAACGACAATTATACCAACAGATGGATGTCCTCAAAAGGTTTAAAATCAACTTTGAAAATGGTGCAGCTTCAGACATTTTACAAAGAAGTAGAGTCAGGGATGCGGCAGAATTTTTATTTCGTGATGGTGTTAAGATGCCCTTGGTTTATGAAACTTTACAAGATTATGGTATTCAATTTAGAGATAATCGCCTTCTTACAGTGGATAAAAGAACGCAGTATTATAAAAGTATCGATGTGGCTAGAGATTTGGTACGCAATTCCAATAGAGAATTATCGGTTAAGGCACGTATCATAGAATTACTCAATATTCTTAAAAACTTGAGGCAATACATTGATGCTGGTCTACCTCCTACAACAATTCTCAAACAGCAGGTGGGTAAAGCTGTcatagaattgaaagatcaaggtttgaaaatgaataaGTTATATGAGAATTTAGCGAAGTATGGTATCGCTACTTCggttgaagaattgaataacCAGAtgcaatttcaaaatccaGCTGACATACCGGTAATGGTTCcagattttttcaattgggaTACAGATGCACTTGAACCAGAACCAGAGGCAACACAGTCTTCCAGGTATCTGCCTAATATATCCAATATTCATTCTACGGAGGATCAGGAACACATCCGAGctcttttggaaaacgtTAAGCAGGATGAATCTGAAATCGAAGGTGAAACCATGACTCCCGAGGAATTAACAGTTAATTTGATGAAACATCAACGTATAGGTTTACAATGGTTGTTGAATGTGGAAAAATCATCAAAGAAAGCTGGTATTTTGGCTGATGACATGGGGTTAGGTAAAACTGTTCAAGTAATAGCTCTTATGGTTTCTCATAGATCAACTGATTCCACTAAAAAGACAAATCTAATAGTGGGGCCAGTTTCCGTCTTAAGATCATGGCAAGGTGAAATTGAGActaaaatgaaaaaaagttccaatttcaaatgtttcATTTATGGTGGAACCAGTGGTGCGAAGGTCGATCGTTGGGAACAGTTAGCTCGTTATGATGCCGTATTGATCTCATACCAAACATTAGCCATAGAATTTAAAAA
It includes:
- the ULS1 gene encoding translocase ULS1 (similar to uniprot|Q08562 Saccharomyces cerevisiae YOR191W RIS1 Member of the SWI/SNF family of DNA-dependent ATPases plays a role in antagonizing silencing during mating-type switching contains an N-terminal domain that interacts with Sir4p and a C-terminal SNF2 domain), with protein sequence MMGAVPTIDLTGETLPSSSPLKRPIEDEQSSPPTDNGNKRQEVISLSDEDENDDLNNNGIENGNLDGDQNFIQNAIVNVNTAAGTLSAKDKYDKVIRELRSDKRRIKDALETLQTTSAVLNKKLAQREREVSEAEKKWGLLVKVQATTTTQKLLTEESFNSLERLRHKRNATRNKLENVKGRLNVTMGEWDEFIVQKNLRLHSVGQELDSERRDKFVSGTVIERQRILNQMKELEQDLRFGRISPLAFIKARNDMQTRLDSLDVNGKGGVPVDNGFDRSLNTAVDLLQKNETRSLPVKRQLYQQMDVLKRFKINFENGAASDILQRSRVRDAAEFLFRDGVKMPLVYETLQDYGIQFRDNRLLTVDKRTQYYKSIDVARDLVRNSNRELSVKARIIELLNILKNLRQYIDAGLPPTTILKQQVGKAVIELKDQGLKMNKLYENLAKYGIATSVEELNNQMQFQNPADIPVMVPDFFNWDTDALEPEPEATQSSRYLPNISNIHSTEDQEHIRALLENVKQDESEIEGETMTPEELTVNLMKHQRIGLQWLLNVEKSSKKAGILADDMGLGKTVQVIALMVSHRSTDSTKKTNLIVGPVSVLRSWQGEIETKMKKSSNFKCFIYGGTSGAKVDRWEQLARYDAVLISYQTLAIEFKKHWPQRLSDTDAKRIPPVPQLSALNSLKERREYWSPFFCNESDFYRVILDEGQNIKNKNTQSAKACCTLSSVYRWILSGTPIQNNMSELYSLIRFLRIPPYHREERFNADIGRPLATNRNDHYSNEDRKRTINKVRILLKAIMLRRSKTDKIDGKSILELPPKQVNVDEAQLQGDELEFYTALESKNQKLARKLLERRVKGNYSSVLTLLLRLRQACCHPELVRTGELKAEGARVANGKSFANDWLRLYDRILRMTSEEKETVSSSADVMICFWCMEQLEPESSCVLTGCGHLLCEACVEPFVEESANYPNAERDNRGLASVPCKKCGKLTKETDVVSFILYDQVVNQGFTQEDLHAEYQREMERQKSRLQGTRGPVMENLVPSTKMLQCMKLVRNVVEKSDFEKILVFSQFTTFFDLFEQFLSKDLQVSYLKYTGSMNSQQRSDIISRFYRESDKRVLLISMKAGNSGLTLTCANHVIIVDPFWNPFVEEQAQDRCYRISQTREVFVHRLFIKNSVEDRIAELQKRKRDMVDAAMDPSKMDGINRLGAQELGFLFGLNSL